A region of Ammospiza nelsoni isolate bAmmNel1 chromosome 8, bAmmNel1.pri, whole genome shotgun sequence DNA encodes the following proteins:
- the LOC132075972 gene encoding WASH complex subunit 2-like isoform X1 gives MNGDVAEPAPVWERPWSLDEIRKSSQSWSLASDAGLLHFLQEFSQQTISRTHEIKKQVDGLISETKATDCRLHNVFNDFLMLSNTQFIENRVYDEEVEEPIPKADVGDKTEQEKTREQKEADLIPKIQEAVNYGLQVLDSAFEQLDIKAGNSDSEEEESNERMELILEPKDLYVDRPLPYLIGSQQFMEQDDVGLGDLSSEEGSVDSDRGSVIDSEEKDEEESDDEFGNPSEDDQKTRIAQMSDEDDDDGCDLFDSEKEEDEEGDLDESTKPKKKRPTSFADELAARIKGEVPVRQDEECSSLSSETKTRKTPKEKKEVRVPSDDEDDDIFKPPKLTDDDFTPFGSRGGLFSGGTGLFDDEESDLFAEAPKGEEPKEREEQAPVSEASSTKSLKKVPAGAVFLFPGGSDVFSSTVIGEKDKKSAARSTEKTPKQPGKVVLFDNDDDDDFFVEATKKPPDPVKSTADLFDDDEGDLFKEKPAIPSVVSGTAKETESHREAIVEKKSQQSSGEDFKPLSETPPRKQRGLFSDEEDAEDLFSSSKAVKSKALPTSKSMTKAPLSLFDDDEEDLFGVGPAKKDQEKNPEARAKQSGSLKKASSLLFSSDEEEHWNVSKPAKPPSEDGRKEDPAKPASTVSQAKDVKTTSLFEEEDEEDLFAITKESQRKPQKPSLLFEDDDINGESLFSSQSVLLPSAAKVAVEKIKPAHTPPTFNEEEKEEKEDLPDETVTSNQVEDTLWYSKKPGPAPVPQGTDVAGQQIKEKPFTVIPSEPADNSDLFATSPPALEKDVKSQAKKVLSLFEEEEEERLEDDDGIKNAQKGVDVASEKSTGPKSTGVFQDEELLFSHKLQKDNDPDVDLFASPKKSMSANRILKPSPGGGLFGDDDEDDLFSTAKTNIPKMAEKKTLQTSVGPSSVSSNLENALSAKQDETLKAATTEKSTGPVPIKTKEPSSRIGKLQANLAINPSALLPGAMPKVSNLKSPLPVLDTPLHEPKEVQNSETFSATGSNEEMGVSFDQPMQADTLHNANKTRIRVPGKRRPPSRMARRLAAREAEVSEDMDSNKKPQFSLPKQMSAVESIKEPLAAEAESKENGFLSSLSLPAHSSVLSAGTNKLLPPESTENGDDLFESEDLFASSSTSRPVTQPKLKEGMPDSMANKPIKGREKKPGLGDQDSNDLFQPVQQKSSTKSSPIPFLEEEEDSLFTSQKTGKKELKSAVHQAVDPTAQDIFEDDIFATEAIKPVTKIKEMPETNLFDDNIDIFADLTAKPKEKKTKKKVEQKSIFDDDMDDIFSSSQVKIPTPKPRSSQAASEPKSESKILSTFDDPLNAFGGQ, from the exons ATGAACGGGGACGTGGCGGAGCCGGCGCCGGTGTGGGAGCGGCCCTGGTCGCTGGACGAGATCCGcaagagcagccagagctggtcCTTGGCCTCGGACGCCGGG CTTCTGCATTTTCTACAAGAATTCTCACAGCAAACCATTTCCAGGACACACGAAATCAAAAAACAGGTGGACGGCTTGATCAGTGAAACAAAAGCTACCGACTGCCGCCTTCATAATGTTTTCAATGACTTTCTTATGTTGTCCAACACACAGTTCATAGAGAAT AGAGTATATGATGAAGAAGTGGAAGAGCCTATTCCCAAAGCTGATGTTGGAGACAAAACTGAACAG GAAAAGACGCGGGAACAGAAGGAAGCTGATCTAATCCCTAAAATTCAAGAAGCAGTGAATTATGGGTTGCAGGTTCTGGACAGTGCATTTGAACAGCTAGACATCAAAGCAGGGAACTCTGActcagaagaggaagaaagtaaTGAAAGAATGGAACTGATACTTGAGCCAAAG GATCTCTATGTTGATAGACCTTTACCTTACTTGATTGGCTCTCAGCAGTTTATGGAACAGGATGATGTTGGCCTTGGGGATCTCTCTAGTGAAG AAGGATCAGTAGATAGCGATCGTGGAAGTGTAATTGACAGTGAAGAGAAGGATGAGGAG GAATCAGATGATGAATTTGGGAACCCTAGTGAAGATGACCAAAAGACG AGGATAGCCCAAATGAgtgatgaagatgatgatgatggctGCGATCTCTTTGACTCTgaaaaggaggaggatgaggaaggagaCTTAGATGAAAGCACAAAGCCT aAAAAGAAGAGGCCAACATCATTTGCAGATGAGCTGGCAGCTCGAATCAAAGGAGAAGTGCCAGTCAGGCAAGATGAAGAGTGTTCAT CCCTGTCATCAGAGACCAAAACAAGGAAAACTCCAAAAGAGAAGAAGGAAGTTAGAGTTCCATCAGATG ATGAAGATGATGACATCTTCAAGCCTCCTAAACTGACTGATGACGACTTCACACCGTTTGGTTCACGGGGTGGCCTCTTCAGTGGTGGAACAGGCCTCTTTGATGATGAAGAG AGTGATCTTTTTGCTGAGGCACCAAAAGGAGAAGAAccaaaagagagagaggagcaAGCCCCAGTAAGTGAAG CATCCTCTACAAAGTCCTTAAAGAAAGTTCCTGCAGGTGCAGTATTTCTGTTTCCAG GAGGAAGTGATGTGTTTAGTTCCACTGTAATTggggaaaaagacaagaaaTCTGCAGCAcggagcacagaaaaaacaCCTAAACAACCTGGGAAAGTTGTTCTATttgataatgatgatgatgatgacttCTTTGTGGAAGCAACTAAAAAGCCTCCAGATCCAG TCAAATCTACAGCTGACCTATTTGATGATGATGAAGGTGACTTATTCAAGGAGAAACCTGCCATTCCTTCTGTGGTTTCTGGCACGGCTAAAGAAACAGAAAGCCATAGGGAGGCAATTGTGGAAAAAAAG AGTCAACAGTCTTCAGGTGAGGACTTCAAGCCTTTGTCTGAAACACCTCCAAGAAAACAGAGGGGCCTTTTCTCGGATGAGGAGGATGCTGAG GATTTGTTTTCATCAAGTAAAGCTGTGAAGTCCAAAGCTCTCCCCACCAGCAAGTCCATGACAAAAGCTCCACTTTCCTTGTTTGATGATGATGAAGAG gaTCTCTTTGGTGTGGGACCTGCCAAGAAGGACCAGGAAAAGAACCcagaagcaagagcaaaacAGTCAGGGTCTCTCAAGAAAGCTTCCAGCTTATTGTTCAGCAGTGATGAGGAG GAACATTGGAATGTCTCCAAGCCAGCTAAGCCTCCTTCTGAGGATGGCCGAAAAGAAGATCCTGCAAAACCAGCAAGCACTGTCAGTCAGGCTAAAGATGTGAAGACAACAAGTCTCTTTGAGGAAGAAGATGAGGAGGATTTATTTGCAATCACTAAAGAGAG CCAAAGAAAGCCACAGAAGCCATCATTGTTATTTGAAGATGATGATATTAATGGAGAATCACTCTTCAGCTCCCAATCAGTGCTACTCCCTTCAGCTGCCAAGGTTGCAGTG gagaaaataaaaccagctcaCACACCACCTACCTttaatgaagaagaaaaggaggaaaaggaagatctGCCAGATGAAACAGTGACATCTAACCAGGTAGAAGATACATTGTGGTATTCAAAAAAGCCTGGACCAGCTCCTGTGCCTCAAGGAACAGATGTTGCAGGGCagcaaataaaggaaaaa CCTTTTACAGTAATACCTTCAGAGCCAGCTGACAATTCAGATTTGTTTGCAACATCACCACCAGCTCTGGAGAAAGATGTGAAAAGCCAAGCTAAGAAAGTGTTAAGCTTAtttgaggaggaagaagaggagagaCTGGAAGATGATGATGGCataaaaaatgcacagaaaggAGTTGATGTG GCTTCTGAGAAAAGTACTGGGCCCAAAAGCACTGGGGTCTTTCAAGATGAAGAGCTTCTCTTCAGTCACAAACTTCAGAAGGACAATGACCCAGATGTTGACCTCTTTGCCAGCCCCAAGAAGTCAATG TCTGCAAACCGTATCCTGAAGCCGTCACCTGGAGGAGGGCTGTTTGGggatgatgatgaggatgatcTCTTCAGTACTGCTAAAACAAACATTCCG AAAATGGCCGAGAAGAAAACTCTTCAGACCAGTGTTGGCCCTTCCTCAGTGAGCAGTAACTTAGAAAATGCTTTAAGTGCCAAGCAAGATGAGACTCTGAAGGCAGCAACTACAGAG AAATCTACAGGTCCTGTTCCCATTAAAACCAAAGAGCCTTCATCTCGGATTGGAAAGCTACAA GCTAACTTAGCTATTAACCCTTCAGCCTTACTACCTGGTGCAATGCCTAAGGTTTCCAATCTCAAGTCCCCCTTACCAGTGCTGGACACTCCATTACATGAGCCCAAGGAGGTGCAGAACAGCGAAACCTTCTCTGCCACAGGAAGCAATGAAGAGATGGGTGTAAGCTTTGATCAGCCCATGCAAGCAGACACCTTGCACAACGCCAATAAG ACCAGGATCAGGGTTCCAGGGAAGCGCAGACCCCCGAGCAGAATGGCGCGGCGTCTGGCTGCCCGAGAGGCTGAAGTGAGTGAGGACATGGACTCTAATAAAAAGCCACAATTCTCTCTACCAAAACAGATGTCAGCAGTAGAGAGCATAAAGGAGCCTCTTGCTGCTGAAGCAGAGTCCAAGGAAAATGGCTTTCTCTCTAGCTTGTCACTACCAGCTCACAGCAGTGTTTTGTCTGCTGGGACAAACAAACTCCTTCCTCCAGAATCCACAGAAAATGGGGATGATCTGTTTGAATCTGAAGACCTTTTTGCAAGCAGCTCAACATCCAGACCAGTTACACAaccaaagctgaaggaaggaATGCCAGACAGTATGGCTAACAAACCCATAAAGGGCAGGGAGAAAAAGCCTGGTCTGGGTGACCAGGACAGCAATGATCTCTTCCAGCCTGTACAACAAAAGTCTTCAACAAAAAGCAGCCCTATACCTTTtttggaggaagaggaagattcTCTCTTCACCTCtcaaaaaactggaaaaaaggagTTAAAATCTGCTGTCCACCAAGCAGTTGACCCTACTGCCCAAGATATCTTTGAG GATGATATATTTGCTACTGAGGCAATTAAGCCAGTGACCAAAATTAAAGAGATGCCAGAGACAAACCTGTTTGATGATAACATTGATATTTTTGCGGATCTAActgcaaaaccaaaagaaaagaagacCAAGAAGAAGGTGGAACAAAAATCCATATTTGACGATGATATGG
- the LOC132075972 gene encoding WASH complex subunit 2A-like isoform X4, translated as MNGDVAEPAPVWERPWSLDEIRKSSQSWSLASDAGLLHFLQEFSQQTISRTHEIKKQVDGLISETKATDCRLHNVFNDFLMLSNTQFIENRVYDEEVEEPIPKADVGDKTEQEKTREQKEADLIPKIQEAVNYGLQVLDSAFEQLDIKAGNSDSEEEESNERMELILEPKDLYVDRPLPYLIGSQQFMEQDDVGLGDLSSEEGSVDSDRGSVIDSEEKDEEESDDEFGNPSEDDQKTRIAQMSDEDDDDGCDLFDSEKEEDEEGDLDESTKPKKKRPTSFADELAARIKGEVPVRQDEECSSLSSETKTRKTPKEKKEVRVPSDDEDDDIFKPPKLTDDDFTPFGSRGGLFSGGTGLFDDEESDLFAEAPKGEEPKEREEQAPVSEASSTKSLKKVPAGAVFLFPGGSDVFSSTVIGEKDKKSAARSTEKTPKQPGKVVLFDNDDDDDFFVEATKKPPDPVKSTADLFDDDEGDLFKEKPAIPSVVSGTAKETESHREAIVEKKSQQSSGEDFKPLSETPPRKQRGLFSDEEDAEDLFSSSKAVKSKALPTSKSMTKAPLSLFDDDEEDLFGVGPAKKDQEKNPEARAKQSGSLKKASSLLFSSDEEEHWNVSKPAKPPSEDGRKEDPAKPASTVSQAKDVKTTSLFEEEDEEDLFAITKESQRKPQKPSLLFEDDDINGESLFSSQSVLLPSAAKVAVEKIKPAHTPPTFNEEEKEEKEDLPDETVTSNQVEDTLWYSKKPGPAPVPQGTDVAGQQIKEKPFTVIPSEPADNSDLFATSPPALEKDVKSQAKKVLSLFEEEEEERLEDDDGIKNAQKGVDVASEKSTGPKSTGVFQDEELLFSHKLQKDNDPDVDLFASPKKSMSANRILKPSPGGGLFGDDDEDDLFSTAKTNIPKMAEKKTLQTSVGPSSVSSNLENALSAKQDETLKAATTEANLAINPSALLPGAMPKVSNLKSPLPVLDTPLHEPKEVQNSETFSATGSNEEMGVSFDQPMQADTLHNANKTRIRVPGKRRPPSRMARRLAAREAEVSEDMDSNKKPQFSLPKQMSAVESIKEPLAAEAESKENGFLSSLSLPAHSSVLSAGTNKLLPPESTENGDDLFESEDLFASSSTSRPVTQPKLKEGMPDSMANKPIKGREKKPGLGDQDSNDLFQPVQQKSSTKSSPIPFLEEEEDSLFTSQKTGKKELKSAVHQAVDPTAQDIFEDDIFATEAIKPVTKIKEMPETNLFDDNIDIFADLTAKPKEKKTKKKVEQKSIFDDDMDDIFSSSQVKIPTPKPRSSQAASEPKSESKILSTFDDPLNAFGGQ; from the exons ATGAACGGGGACGTGGCGGAGCCGGCGCCGGTGTGGGAGCGGCCCTGGTCGCTGGACGAGATCCGcaagagcagccagagctggtcCTTGGCCTCGGACGCCGGG CTTCTGCATTTTCTACAAGAATTCTCACAGCAAACCATTTCCAGGACACACGAAATCAAAAAACAGGTGGACGGCTTGATCAGTGAAACAAAAGCTACCGACTGCCGCCTTCATAATGTTTTCAATGACTTTCTTATGTTGTCCAACACACAGTTCATAGAGAAT AGAGTATATGATGAAGAAGTGGAAGAGCCTATTCCCAAAGCTGATGTTGGAGACAAAACTGAACAG GAAAAGACGCGGGAACAGAAGGAAGCTGATCTAATCCCTAAAATTCAAGAAGCAGTGAATTATGGGTTGCAGGTTCTGGACAGTGCATTTGAACAGCTAGACATCAAAGCAGGGAACTCTGActcagaagaggaagaaagtaaTGAAAGAATGGAACTGATACTTGAGCCAAAG GATCTCTATGTTGATAGACCTTTACCTTACTTGATTGGCTCTCAGCAGTTTATGGAACAGGATGATGTTGGCCTTGGGGATCTCTCTAGTGAAG AAGGATCAGTAGATAGCGATCGTGGAAGTGTAATTGACAGTGAAGAGAAGGATGAGGAG GAATCAGATGATGAATTTGGGAACCCTAGTGAAGATGACCAAAAGACG AGGATAGCCCAAATGAgtgatgaagatgatgatgatggctGCGATCTCTTTGACTCTgaaaaggaggaggatgaggaaggagaCTTAGATGAAAGCACAAAGCCT aAAAAGAAGAGGCCAACATCATTTGCAGATGAGCTGGCAGCTCGAATCAAAGGAGAAGTGCCAGTCAGGCAAGATGAAGAGTGTTCAT CCCTGTCATCAGAGACCAAAACAAGGAAAACTCCAAAAGAGAAGAAGGAAGTTAGAGTTCCATCAGATG ATGAAGATGATGACATCTTCAAGCCTCCTAAACTGACTGATGACGACTTCACACCGTTTGGTTCACGGGGTGGCCTCTTCAGTGGTGGAACAGGCCTCTTTGATGATGAAGAG AGTGATCTTTTTGCTGAGGCACCAAAAGGAGAAGAAccaaaagagagagaggagcaAGCCCCAGTAAGTGAAG CATCCTCTACAAAGTCCTTAAAGAAAGTTCCTGCAGGTGCAGTATTTCTGTTTCCAG GAGGAAGTGATGTGTTTAGTTCCACTGTAATTggggaaaaagacaagaaaTCTGCAGCAcggagcacagaaaaaacaCCTAAACAACCTGGGAAAGTTGTTCTATttgataatgatgatgatgatgacttCTTTGTGGAAGCAACTAAAAAGCCTCCAGATCCAG TCAAATCTACAGCTGACCTATTTGATGATGATGAAGGTGACTTATTCAAGGAGAAACCTGCCATTCCTTCTGTGGTTTCTGGCACGGCTAAAGAAACAGAAAGCCATAGGGAGGCAATTGTGGAAAAAAAG AGTCAACAGTCTTCAGGTGAGGACTTCAAGCCTTTGTCTGAAACACCTCCAAGAAAACAGAGGGGCCTTTTCTCGGATGAGGAGGATGCTGAG GATTTGTTTTCATCAAGTAAAGCTGTGAAGTCCAAAGCTCTCCCCACCAGCAAGTCCATGACAAAAGCTCCACTTTCCTTGTTTGATGATGATGAAGAG gaTCTCTTTGGTGTGGGACCTGCCAAGAAGGACCAGGAAAAGAACCcagaagcaagagcaaaacAGTCAGGGTCTCTCAAGAAAGCTTCCAGCTTATTGTTCAGCAGTGATGAGGAG GAACATTGGAATGTCTCCAAGCCAGCTAAGCCTCCTTCTGAGGATGGCCGAAAAGAAGATCCTGCAAAACCAGCAAGCACTGTCAGTCAGGCTAAAGATGTGAAGACAACAAGTCTCTTTGAGGAAGAAGATGAGGAGGATTTATTTGCAATCACTAAAGAGAG CCAAAGAAAGCCACAGAAGCCATCATTGTTATTTGAAGATGATGATATTAATGGAGAATCACTCTTCAGCTCCCAATCAGTGCTACTCCCTTCAGCTGCCAAGGTTGCAGTG gagaaaataaaaccagctcaCACACCACCTACCTttaatgaagaagaaaaggaggaaaaggaagatctGCCAGATGAAACAGTGACATCTAACCAGGTAGAAGATACATTGTGGTATTCAAAAAAGCCTGGACCAGCTCCTGTGCCTCAAGGAACAGATGTTGCAGGGCagcaaataaaggaaaaa CCTTTTACAGTAATACCTTCAGAGCCAGCTGACAATTCAGATTTGTTTGCAACATCACCACCAGCTCTGGAGAAAGATGTGAAAAGCCAAGCTAAGAAAGTGTTAAGCTTAtttgaggaggaagaagaggagagaCTGGAAGATGATGATGGCataaaaaatgcacagaaaggAGTTGATGTG GCTTCTGAGAAAAGTACTGGGCCCAAAAGCACTGGGGTCTTTCAAGATGAAGAGCTTCTCTTCAGTCACAAACTTCAGAAGGACAATGACCCAGATGTTGACCTCTTTGCCAGCCCCAAGAAGTCAATG TCTGCAAACCGTATCCTGAAGCCGTCACCTGGAGGAGGGCTGTTTGGggatgatgatgaggatgatcTCTTCAGTACTGCTAAAACAAACATTCCG AAAATGGCCGAGAAGAAAACTCTTCAGACCAGTGTTGGCCCTTCCTCAGTGAGCAGTAACTTAGAAAATGCTTTAAGTGCCAAGCAAGATGAGACTCTGAAGGCAGCAACTACAGAG GCTAACTTAGCTATTAACCCTTCAGCCTTACTACCTGGTGCAATGCCTAAGGTTTCCAATCTCAAGTCCCCCTTACCAGTGCTGGACACTCCATTACATGAGCCCAAGGAGGTGCAGAACAGCGAAACCTTCTCTGCCACAGGAAGCAATGAAGAGATGGGTGTAAGCTTTGATCAGCCCATGCAAGCAGACACCTTGCACAACGCCAATAAG ACCAGGATCAGGGTTCCAGGGAAGCGCAGACCCCCGAGCAGAATGGCGCGGCGTCTGGCTGCCCGAGAGGCTGAAGTGAGTGAGGACATGGACTCTAATAAAAAGCCACAATTCTCTCTACCAAAACAGATGTCAGCAGTAGAGAGCATAAAGGAGCCTCTTGCTGCTGAAGCAGAGTCCAAGGAAAATGGCTTTCTCTCTAGCTTGTCACTACCAGCTCACAGCAGTGTTTTGTCTGCTGGGACAAACAAACTCCTTCCTCCAGAATCCACAGAAAATGGGGATGATCTGTTTGAATCTGAAGACCTTTTTGCAAGCAGCTCAACATCCAGACCAGTTACACAaccaaagctgaaggaaggaATGCCAGACAGTATGGCTAACAAACCCATAAAGGGCAGGGAGAAAAAGCCTGGTCTGGGTGACCAGGACAGCAATGATCTCTTCCAGCCTGTACAACAAAAGTCTTCAACAAAAAGCAGCCCTATACCTTTtttggaggaagaggaagattcTCTCTTCACCTCtcaaaaaactggaaaaaaggagTTAAAATCTGCTGTCCACCAAGCAGTTGACCCTACTGCCCAAGATATCTTTGAG GATGATATATTTGCTACTGAGGCAATTAAGCCAGTGACCAAAATTAAAGAGATGCCAGAGACAAACCTGTTTGATGATAACATTGATATTTTTGCGGATCTAActgcaaaaccaaaagaaaagaagacCAAGAAGAAGGTGGAACAAAAATCCATATTTGACGATGATATGG